The Bdellovibrio sp. GT3 genome contains the following window.
TCCTGTTACTTACACAGGTGTTTATCCAATGACTGTTCAAATCAGCGTGGGTCGCAAATTGAACAAAGGTCGTGAAGTTCATTTGTTCACGAAATCATACACAGTTCCGAACTGTGAAACAGTTGAAGTAAAATAGTTGATTAGCATCAAATTCTGAATGCTTTAAAAGGCTCCCAATAGGGGGCCTTTTTTTATTTTAACAATTGAAGATGCAATTTGTGCGGTTTGATTGTCGCTGATCCATCGTGAGCTTTAAAATGGGCCTTTAAACATGGGAGGCACATCATGAGTGTAAGGGCGTGGATATGTATATTATTGTCGGTGCTCATAGTTGAGCCTGGCAACGCTTGCACAAGATTTCTTTGGAAATCCAGCGATGAGAACACTGTGATCGGCAGAAATATGGATTGGGGAGAGGAGATCGGCTCCAATATGTGGTTGCTTCCGCGGGGAATGGAGCGCCAAGGAGGAGTCACTGACAACCCATTGAATTGGACGTCGAAATACGGCAGTGTGATTTTAACGGCGTACGATATTGGCACCGCCGATGGCATCAACGAAAAGGGACTTGTCGTAAATATTCTTTATCTGACCGAAAGTGATTTTGGGATTCGGAACACCCAGCTTCCGGGGATCTCGGTATCTTTGTGGGCTCAATATTTTTTGGATAACTTTGAAACTGTCAAAGAGGCCCTCAGTTCATTTGAAGCAAAGCCTTTTCAAATTCAAACATTTGGCGTTGAAACTTCCATGGGTAGAAAAGAGGGAGCTGTTCATTTGGCTATTTCCGATAAAGAAGGTGATACGGCTGTGATTGAGTATATCGGTGGCAAGGCCAAAATCTATCACGATAAAAGCCATAAGGTGATGACCAATTCTCCGCCCTTTGATCAACAGCTGGCGGCTTTGAAGCAGTATCAGGGTTTTGGCGGCGATAAGAAGCTCCCAGGCACCACGGAGGCCGCCGATCGCTTCGTGAGGGCAGCCTATTACGCTCAACACTTGCCTCCGCCACAGGACTATCGGGAGGCCGTTGCCGGCGTTTTCAGTGTCCTGCGCAATGTCTCCCAGCCATTTGGGGCGCCAGATCCTGCAAGACCGTACATTTCAACAACTCGGTGGAGAACCGTCGCTGATATGAAGCGGGGAATTTATTTTTATGAAAACACCCTAAGCCCCAATGTCGTGTGGGTGCAGTTGAATCGTTTGGATTTTCAAAAGGCAGCTCCGGTGCGAAAACTCTCACTAGTGAAAAACTATGACTTAGTGGGCGATGTTACAGGGGTCTTTAAACCGGAAAAAATGTTCCAGTTTCAAAAGGTGGAAAAAGAAAAGCAGTTGGGCAAGGCTCAGTGACAGGACGAAAAAAAAGGGGACTTGGAAGTCCCCTTTTTAGTTTAAACGATAAGTTCTTTTGGAACACCTTTTGGAATCGCACTCAAAAGTTTTTGAGTGTAATCATGCTGCGGATTTGAATAGATATTCTCCGCTGTGTTCATTTCAACGATTTTACCACCGTACATTACTGCCACGTCGTCAGAGATGTATTTAACCACTGACAAGTCATGGGAGATAAAGATGTAAGTCAGGTTCATTTCGTCCTGAAGATCCAATAGCAAGTTCAGGATCTGAGCCTGAATGGATACGTCAAGAGCGGATACGGACTCGTCACACACGATGAAATCAGGCTTAACCATCAACGCACGAGCAATACTGATACGTTGTCTTTGACCACCAGAGAACTCATGCGGGTAGCGATTCATCACACCCGGAGACAAGCCCACTTTTTTCATCATAACAGCAGCCATCTCTTTGCGTTGGCTGTCGTTGTCACCCAAGTTATGGATTTGCATTGGTTCCATCAGGATCGCACCGATAGTCATACGCGGATTCAGAGAAGCAAATGGATCCTGGAATACGATCTGCATTTTTTTACGTACCGGAAGCATCTGGCGAGCAGATAGCTTCGTGATGTCCTGACCTTCGAAAACGATTTGACCGGCAGTGGAGTCCACAAGGCGCATCAAAGTACGACCCAACGTGGTTTTTCCGCAACCAGACTCTCCCACAAGGCCCAGAGTTCTGCCTTTTTTAACTTGGAAGGAAACGCCATCAACTGCTTTTGTGTAGCCTTGAACGCGTCCTAGCAAGCCGCCAGTGTGTGCAAAATGTGTTTGCAGGTCTTTGACTTCCAGGATCACTGGAGCGTCAGAAGGATGAGAAGCTTTTTTGGCTTGTTGAGTGGATGCATCCGGGCCTGGAAGTTCTTCGCCATTAGGACCCATGAAGTCGCTTAGAACTGGCAAACGAGCCAAGTGGCTGGAAAGAGAAGGGCGGCAAGCCAGCAACCCTTTGGTGTAAGGATGTTGTGGGCTTGTGAAGATTTTATTGGAAACGTTGGTTTCCACAACCTCACCCTTGTTCATTACGATCACCTGGTCAGCGATATCAGCAACAACACCCAGGTCATGCGTGATGAACAGCATGCTCATGTTTGTTTGTTTTTGGATATCAGCCAATAGATCCAGAATTTGTTTTTGGATTGTTACGTCCAACGCAGTTGTCGGCTCGTCGCAGATCAAAACATCCGGATTACAAGCGATCGCCATTGCGATCATGATACGTTGGCGTTGACCACCGGAGAATTTGTGAGGGTAGAAGTAAAGTCTTTCTTCCGGATTTGGAATACCCACTTTTTTCAACAACTCCACACCACGAGACAAAGCTTGTTCTTTGGTCAGGTTTTGGTGAAGCATCAAAGTTTCAGTGATTTGGTCCGCGACAGTCAGAACCGGATTCAAGCTGGTCATTGGTTCTTGGAAAATCATGGAGATTTTAGCACCACGGATTTCGCGCATTTTGTCTTCTGGAAGTTTCAGAAGATCTTTGCCTTCAAACAGAATTTCACCGCTGGTGACTTTGCCCGGGTGACCGATAAGGCGCATGATTGCCAGGGAAGTAATACTTTTGCCGGAGCCGGATTCACCCACAAGGCCGACAGTTTTGCCTTTAGGGATTGAAAAGGAGATGTGCTTAACAGCTTTAACGATGCCGTCATCCGTTTTGAATTCTACAGCAAGGTTTTTTACTTCAATGACATTATTGCTCATTTTTCTCTCTTCCTGGGTAACATCAATACATTATCCGGTACGGTCACTTCCCGGCGAACCGGAGGTGTACTGTCCTTCAGCGCTGGGTGGGCCCCTTCGCCGCCGTCCAAGAGTAGCAGATATGCCGACAATCTGTAAGCAAGATCGTGTGCTGCGTAGTTACTTAACTGGATGCGCATGGGCCCAAAGTTTATCTGAATTAAGTCATTTTTGTCGTCTCGTCCAAAATAAAATTCATCCGTGGTATCGAAAAATGTTCTTTTTTCTGGATTGTCCATGAGAACCCCTCTGCTTAGGGCCTTGCTGTGCGCATTTCGAGGTAAACGGGTCAATAAATTGGCCCTTTTTCGTGATTTGGTTTTCAATGGGTCTTCAATTGGAATTCATTTGGTTGAACAACATTAAAGCGGGGACAAAAGATGCTGAAAAATTCGACTTTTCCCTCTGAAAAACTTCGTTTACTCTAAGCCCTATGGAAAAGAAAAATCCCGCAGTCGCACCCGAACATACCGCTGTCCGCGTGGCTCTTTGGAGAGCCCTTCACGTTCAAGTGGACCCGCTACCCCATGTCTTTGTGGACGATTTGGGGGCGCAGATTGTGGGCGAGGAAAATTGGCGCAGTCGCTCTGATATGGAGATAAATTTTTCAAAAAGCATGCGGGCGTCCATCGTCGTTCGTGCTCGATTTGTTGAGGAACTTGTTGCAGAAGCGATTGATCGCCGCGTTGCGCAATATGTAATCTTGGGTGCCGGCTTGGACACCTTTGCCCAAAGGCACTCTGAGCTTGTGTCAAAAGTGAGAATTTTTGAAGTCGATCAGCCGGGACCCCAGGCCTGGAAGCAGCAACGGCTTCAAGAGTTGGGTTGGGAAGTTCCCAAAAATCTTCATTTTGTGCCGGTGGATTTTGAAGCGGGAGAGTTCTGGTGGCAGAAGTTGCAAGATGCAGGATTTGATCCCGCTCAGCCGGCCATTGTGGTTTCGACTGGAGTATCTATGTATTTGTCCCGGGAGACAAACTTTGCAACTTTTCAGCAAATGTCTAAACTTGCACCGGGTTCGACCTATGCAACAACTTACATGTTGGCCTTGGATCTGCTTGAGGGGCAAGAACGCTCTGTCCTGGAGTTTGTGATGAATAAAGCCAGCCAATCCGGCACACCATTCCTGAGTTTGTTTCGACCGCAGGAAATTTTGGATTTGGCGATGGGGGCAGGTCTTAAAAAAGTGCAATCAATATCGGCGCAGGATTTGTATAAGAAGTACTTGGCGCAACGGACAGATGCCTTGAATGCAGGAACGGCGGAATGCTTTTTAGTCGCAATGACGTGATCAAGTCTCTTGATCGTGGAAAAAAGTAAATTAATTTGCTGACCGTAAGGTTATCAGTTTATAAAAAGGTATTAAACATTTGTGAGGGGTGAATTTGACTCTGGAAGAACAGAAAAGAACTTCGGGACTTTTTCATTTTTGGTTGCTCCAGAACCGGATCACTTTTTACTCCCTCATTGCAATTCTGCTGATGTCTGCGCTTTTTGCAGCCGGAATCATACTCTTTCCTGAATTTAGCACCTCCCAGTTTGTGGCATTCATTGTTCTGATTCCTGCGTTGTCTTGTCTGGCGATTGCAACCTGCCACGCCTCAAATCTGGAATCAGAGAAGGCCCTGAGAGAATATCAGCAACTGCACACACGCTTGTTGGAGGCCGAGGGCTCTCGAATCACCCTGGATCGTTTTTTTTCCATTTCCAGTGATCTGATGGCGGTGGCCGGTAAGGATGGGTTGCTTAAGAAAGTCAGCCGGTCCTTGGTGAAATCCCTGGGGCACAGCGAGAAAACTTTGTTAAGCACGCCATTTGTTGAATTCATTCATCCCGATGACAGGGAAGCAACCCGGAAAAATATTGAAACCCTGAACATGGGAGTTCGCTCGGTGGGCTTTGAGAATCGATATCGTACTGCAGCTGGGGATTACAGAACGCTGAGCTGGAGTGCTGCCGCGGATCTGGAGTTGGGGGTGCGTTTCGCATCAGCCAGAGATGTGACAGATGAGCGCAATTATCAATTGCGCGTGCAACAGATTTTGGATGTTGCACCTTTCTTGTTGGTGGTTTCTGAGGCTGGCGGCGTTGTCACGAATTGTAATGCGGCATTTGCGCGTATGGTTGAGGCTGAGCGCGAACGCATTGTGGGCCAACCTGGCAGTCATTTCAAAATGTCAGGATTATTTGTAACGCCAGAACAAGAGCGCGAAATCAGTGCGTCAGGTAAAGCGATGACTTTTTCTGAAGTACTGATGGTGCA
Protein-coding sequences here:
- a CDS encoding linear amide C-N hydrolase, which codes for MSVRAWICILLSVLIVEPGNACTRFLWKSSDENTVIGRNMDWGEEIGSNMWLLPRGMERQGGVTDNPLNWTSKYGSVILTAYDIGTADGINEKGLVVNILYLTESDFGIRNTQLPGISVSLWAQYFLDNFETVKEALSSFEAKPFQIQTFGVETSMGRKEGAVHLAISDKEGDTAVIEYIGGKAKIYHDKSHKVMTNSPPFDQQLAALKQYQGFGGDKKLPGTTEAADRFVRAAYYAQHLPPPQDYREAVAGVFSVLRNVSQPFGAPDPARPYISTTRWRTVADMKRGIYFYENTLSPNVVWVQLNRLDFQKAAPVRKLSLVKNYDLVGDVTGVFKPEKMFQFQKVEKEKQLGKAQ
- a CDS encoding ABC transporter ATP-binding protein, which encodes MSNNVIEVKNLAVEFKTDDGIVKAVKHISFSIPKGKTVGLVGESGSGKSITSLAIMRLIGHPGKVTSGEILFEGKDLLKLPEDKMREIRGAKISMIFQEPMTSLNPVLTVADQITETLMLHQNLTKEQALSRGVELLKKVGIPNPEERLYFYPHKFSGGQRQRIMIAMAIACNPDVLICDEPTTALDVTIQKQILDLLADIQKQTNMSMLFITHDLGVVADIADQVIVMNKGEVVETNVSNKIFTSPQHPYTKGLLACRPSLSSHLARLPVLSDFMGPNGEELPGPDASTQQAKKASHPSDAPVILEVKDLQTHFAHTGGLLGRVQGYTKAVDGVSFQVKKGRTLGLVGESGCGKTTLGRTLMRLVDSTAGQIVFEGQDITKLSARQMLPVRKKMQIVFQDPFASLNPRMTIGAILMEPMQIHNLGDNDSQRKEMAAVMMKKVGLSPGVMNRYPHEFSGGQRQRISIARALMVKPDFIVCDESVSALDVSIQAQILNLLLDLQDEMNLTYIFISHDLSVVKYISDDVAVMYGGKIVEMNTAENIYSNPQHDYTQKLLSAIPKGVPKELIV
- a CDS encoding class I SAM-dependent methyltransferase yields the protein MEKKNPAVAPEHTAVRVALWRALHVQVDPLPHVFVDDLGAQIVGEENWRSRSDMEINFSKSMRASIVVRARFVEELVAEAIDRRVAQYVILGAGLDTFAQRHSELVSKVRIFEVDQPGPQAWKQQRLQELGWEVPKNLHFVPVDFEAGEFWWQKLQDAGFDPAQPAIVVSTGVSMYLSRETNFATFQQMSKLAPGSTYATTYMLALDLLEGQERSVLEFVMNKASQSGTPFLSLFRPQEILDLAMGAGLKKVQSISAQDLYKKYLAQRTDALNAGTAECFLVAMT
- a CDS encoding PAS domain-containing protein, with protein sequence MSALFAAGIILFPEFSTSQFVAFIVLIPALSCLAIATCHASNLESEKALREYQQLHTRLLEAEGSRITLDRFFSISSDLMAVAGKDGLLKKVSRSLVKSLGHSEKTLLSTPFVEFIHPDDREATRKNIETLNMGVRSVGFENRYRTAAGDYRTLSWSAAADLELGVRFASARDVTDERNYQLRVQQILDVAPFLLVVSEAGGVVTNCNAAFARMVEAERERIVGQPGSHFKMSGLFVTPEQEREISASGKAMTFSEVLMVQGRVHHYHSTVFPIQDQAGKIAWIGKVSLSSEP